One window from the genome of Parachlamydiales bacterium encodes:
- a CDS encoding lipopolysaccharide kinase InaA family protein: MSSIKPQYLPPAFIEYPRIVQEHPLDTYARSMIEREEFLEVAKMIAQSVATQFQQNSFSEIFAKISQQRASNQQAARQELTWEQQDAFFFHKTYSSEVSAQATCYPSYITSNAILVVGSLLGTGVTREVRMGAEIRADGIRACAMNFLRTDNALYSHDITQKNYEHLRTFQMQERLREIEPSLPQITKTLYRFHDSDSNSKHNTVCILTELFQGSLEDRAKHLSPSTGFDKILRFRSFQQISKQLMKLHQEGIVHRDLHDKNVLVRLEKGNEDGYFDVHIQATLCDFETVGPIFPQIPSEQTPLHASLTEIGYLNKAPRSDGPCHPPELRKLGSDWIYDYTRAADIYALGLMALTQFGGRQFLMSKAPPERILHALSAYGELAELVLRALSPQTEIHPTLAEIEYVLTESLTTAHPDECNRLLEKLKTMSVPEFAEWILKEKKLDQYRYWNPECLTTEYIHKALDFVPGFALIVQKALAEDPESRPSAKDFVDFFENAEGSFQEILKQYLE, encoded by the coding sequence ATGAGCTCTATAAAACCCCAATATTTACCACCGGCTTTTATAGAGTATCCTCGTATTGTCCAAGAGCATCCCTTAGATACGTATGCTCGCTCGATGATAGAAAGAGAAGAGTTTTTAGAAGTTGCAAAAATGATTGCACAATCAGTGGCGACTCAGTTCCAACAAAATAGCTTTTCGGAAATTTTTGCAAAGATATCCCAACAACGCGCATCTAATCAACAAGCTGCAAGACAGGAACTCACGTGGGAGCAGCAAGATGCTTTTTTCTTCCATAAGACATATTCTTCAGAAGTCTCAGCACAGGCAACTTGCTACCCCTCGTATATCACATCAAATGCAATTTTAGTTGTAGGCTCTCTCCTTGGCACTGGAGTGACCCGTGAAGTTCGCATGGGGGCTGAAATTCGTGCAGATGGAATACGAGCTTGTGCAATGAATTTTCTTAGAACTGATAACGCTCTTTATAGCCATGACATAACTCAAAAAAATTATGAGCATCTTCGAACTTTTCAAATGCAAGAGAGACTCCGTGAAATAGAACCCAGCCTGCCACAGATAACAAAAACTCTCTATCGGTTTCATGATTCTGACTCAAATTCAAAGCACAATACAGTGTGTATCCTTACAGAACTTTTTCAGGGCAGCCTTGAAGATCGAGCAAAACATCTTTCTCCTTCTACCGGATTCGATAAAATCCTAAGATTTCGCAGCTTTCAACAAATCAGTAAACAGCTGATGAAGCTGCATCAAGAAGGAATCGTGCATCGTGATTTACACGATAAGAACGTTCTTGTCAGATTAGAAAAAGGAAACGAAGACGGTTATTTTGATGTCCATATACAAGCAACACTTTGTGATTTTGAAACAGTAGGACCAATTTTTCCTCAAATACCCAGCGAACAAACGCCCTTACACGCATCTCTTACTGAAATTGGATATCTTAACAAAGCGCCTCGCTCCGATGGTCCTTGTCATCCGCCAGAACTGCGGAAGCTGGGCAGCGATTGGATCTACGACTATACTCGAGCCGCAGACATCTATGCCCTTGGCTTAATGGCATTAACGCAATTTGGCGGCCGGCAATTTCTTATGAGCAAAGCACCTCCTGAGCGTATTCTTCACGCACTTTCGGCGTATGGAGAACTTGCAGAGTTAGTTTTACGAGCCCTATCACCACAAACAGAGATACATCCTACACTTGCTGAAATTGAATATGTGCTCACAGAATCTTTAACAACTGCACATCCAGATGAATGTAATCGGCTATTAGAGAAGCTCAAAACCATGTCAGTGCCTGAATTTGCCGAGTGGATACTTAAAGAAAAAAAACTTGATCAATATCGATATTGGAATCCAGAATGCCTTACTACTGAATATATCCACAAAGCACTCGATTTTGTGCCTGGATTTGCATTGATTGTGCAGAAAGCGCTTGCTGAGGATCCTGAATCGCGGCCTTCTGCTAAAGATTTTGTAGATTTTTTTGAGAACGCAGAAGGATCTTTTCAAGAGATACTGAAACAATATTTAGAATAG
- a CDS encoding DNA polymerase III subunit chi, whose amino-acid sequence MNVTFFTVTTTAHKKECISAIAREYALKGKNLQFIVEDDNVAKFVDQLLWSFPAESFLPHTLKKVPSIEKIAIFTKNDPKWPKAETTFNLLSAPLENESGDVLELLDKTDAAKEAASQSKLQHYKNAGIEVRHVSWSSIT is encoded by the coding sequence ATGAATGTAACCTTTTTTACAGTAACTACGACAGCCCATAAAAAAGAGTGCATCAGTGCGATAGCTCGTGAATATGCTTTAAAAGGGAAAAATCTTCAGTTTATTGTCGAAGATGATAATGTTGCAAAATTTGTGGATCAATTATTATGGTCTTTTCCAGCCGAATCCTTTTTACCACATACACTTAAAAAGGTTCCATCTATAGAGAAGATAGCGATCTTCACAAAAAATGATCCAAAATGGCCCAAAGCAGAAACCACATTCAACCTACTTTCAGCGCCATTAGAGAATGAAAGCGGGGATGTGTTAGAACTTCTTGACAAAACTGATGCCGCTAAAGAAGCTGCCTCTCAGAGTAAACTTCAACACTACAAAAACGCAGGAATTGAAGTGCGGCATGTATCTTGGAGCAGTATTACTTAA
- a CDS encoding DUF502 domain-containing protein — protein sequence MGIKKVKKNNFKTYFVTGLVILLPLALTVVVVHFIVSLLTNPFMGVLQSIFDRYQLFAGGWFFLTAQQVQLLLSKVIILFCLFFFTIALGFIARWFFFNYFIRLWHAIILRIPFINSIYKTSQEVVNTIFSSGGRSFKQVVLAPFPHKDAMTIGLVATTDIQGLSENENEYLAVFIPTTPNPTSGFVSIYKTKDVVFLDMKVEDAMKFIISCGSILPIFNRCEQQKPVPLDPQEGVAPVLKDVKLDEHK from the coding sequence ATGGGTATCAAAAAAGTGAAAAAGAATAATTTCAAAACATATTTTGTGACAGGGCTAGTGATCTTGCTTCCTTTAGCGCTCACGGTAGTTGTGGTCCATTTTATCGTTAGCTTATTGACTAATCCTTTCATGGGTGTCCTTCAATCCATTTTTGATAGGTACCAGCTTTTTGCAGGGGGGTGGTTTTTCTTAACGGCACAACAGGTACAATTGCTTTTGAGCAAAGTCATCATCTTATTTTGCCTTTTCTTCTTTACCATTGCACTTGGGTTCATTGCGCGTTGGTTCTTTTTCAATTACTTCATCCGGCTTTGGCATGCGATTATTTTACGCATTCCATTTATCAACAGCATTTACAAAACTTCGCAGGAAGTTGTTAATACAATCTTTTCATCCGGCGGCCGTTCTTTCAAACAAGTTGTGCTAGCACCTTTTCCGCATAAAGATGCAATGACCATCGGTTTGGTCGCAACAACTGATATTCAAGGTTTGTCCGAAAATGAAAATGAATATCTCGCAGTCTTCATCCCTACAACCCCTAACCCGACATCCGGATTTGTCTCTATCTATAAAACTAAAGATGTAGTTTTTCTAGATATGAAGGTCGAAGACGCCATGAAATTTATCATTTCTTGCGGATCCATCTTGCCTATATTCAACCGCTGTGAACAGCAGAAACCCGTTCCATTAGACCCTCAAGAAGGGGTAGCGCCTGTCTTAAAAGATGTAAAATTAGATGAACATAAGTAG
- a CDS encoding DNA-3-methyladenine glycosylase, translated as MKDGVGKKDIRRVLDKSFYIQDDVITISQQLLGKYLCTHIGGKLTSGMIVETEAYRAPEDRASHAYNGRKTKRNSIMYAEGGVCYVYSCYGLHALFNVVTNIQDIPHAVLIRALEPCEGVEVMAERRHMEPTNRALTSGPGKLAQALGITLAHTGINLQPPTIWIESRTKGTHDIVSSKRIGIDYAGDDAHLLWRFYIKNSKWVSKK; from the coding sequence ATGAAAGACGGCGTGGGAAAAAAGGACATAAGAAGGGTTTTAGATAAGTCTTTCTATATTCAGGACGATGTTATTACCATTAGTCAGCAGCTGTTAGGGAAGTACCTTTGTACCCATATCGGCGGAAAACTCACCAGTGGAATGATCGTAGAGACAGAAGCTTACAGAGCCCCAGAAGACCGCGCTTCGCATGCGTACAATGGCCGCAAAACAAAACGAAACTCTATCATGTATGCGGAAGGCGGTGTATGCTATGTCTATTCCTGCTACGGTTTGCATGCGCTTTTCAATGTTGTGACTAATATTCAAGATATTCCCCACGCAGTACTTATAAGAGCATTAGAACCCTGTGAAGGGGTTGAAGTTATGGCTGAACGTCGTCATATGGAGCCGACCAACCGCGCGTTGACTTCCGGACCAGGAAAACTAGCTCAGGCGCTAGGAATAACACTCGCGCATACAGGAATCAATTTGCAGCCGCCTACGATTTGGATTGAATCGCGTACTAAAGGCACACATGATATAGTAAGCTCCAAACGTATTGGTATAGATTATGCCGGTGATGACGCGCACCTCCTCTGGCGGTTTTATATTAAGAACTCGAAATGGGTATCAAAAAAGTGA
- the rnr gene encoding ribonuclease R produces MADSIKKTQTSPKKKPAKKPELKDKAPAKAKKEKKPVPVSAPEVKATPKQDKLFENLLRSTRQYISGKNFQPSTFKELREKLAIPKQHFDLFREILKSLVAEGVALVEKQRYHCKKVRDDVVSGVLSVHPRGFAFLQPEKHFGMEQDIFIPKHLTLDAVHGDTVEVLINRLAISEKGPEGRIVTILQRGRSHLAGIVNRIDHEHKAWVFAPLLGPTRPVYVEDEEGNSLTVGDRVILAVKKWGEKETPTICTLKEKMGHITDPSCDIPAAIEEFEIRDHFPIQAIEEAQKFGKQVSASDIAGRADFREVETFTIDPTTAKDFDDALSLSKNKKGHYQLMVHIADVSHYVEPGTALDLEANQRCNSTYFPGRCVPMLPSVLSDNLCSLRANVNRLTVTVVIELDKVGNVVKYEIVKSVIRSAKRFSYEEAKEVLDGKKRSKHAPTLHLMVELCKLLKKQRYVRGSIEFSLSELMVVVDENGMPTGTKRIEYDVTHQLVEEFMLKANEIVAIHLHKQGKEVAYRVHDQPAAENIREFVQICHAFGLKIANEPEPSDFQKMFDSISDNPISEYLANAYIRKMRLAVYSEENIGHYGLSLQHYCHFTSPIRRYIDLVIHRSIFQAGYTSEELSKITTQCSEQERKSSRAEQSVVLLKKLRWLDSIKKEDPFKEYDAVITKIKNFGIYFEAMDVMVEGFLHISNIGQDYYIYDEHKMQLRGQRNGEIYRVGDKLSVLLLEVNYVMLETRWDIIRDREITHQERVRQLMKESNFPKKSHNNRKDERRRGKKGHKKGFR; encoded by the coding sequence ATGGCAGATTCGATAAAAAAGACACAGACAAGCCCCAAAAAGAAGCCGGCAAAGAAGCCAGAGCTTAAAGATAAAGCGCCTGCAAAGGCTAAAAAAGAGAAAAAACCCGTTCCTGTGTCCGCTCCGGAAGTCAAAGCGACACCTAAGCAGGACAAGCTCTTTGAAAATCTACTTAGAAGCACTCGACAGTATATCTCAGGAAAAAATTTCCAACCTTCTACCTTTAAAGAGCTAAGAGAGAAATTAGCAATTCCAAAGCAACATTTTGATCTTTTCCGCGAAATATTAAAAAGCCTTGTTGCTGAAGGCGTAGCACTTGTAGAGAAACAGCGTTACCATTGCAAAAAAGTGCGCGACGATGTTGTCAGCGGTGTTCTATCCGTGCATCCGCGTGGATTCGCCTTTTTACAGCCCGAAAAGCACTTCGGAATGGAGCAAGATATTTTCATTCCTAAGCATTTGACGTTAGATGCTGTGCACGGTGATACGGTTGAAGTTTTGATAAACCGCCTGGCTATATCTGAAAAAGGTCCTGAAGGGCGTATCGTTACTATCTTGCAGAGAGGAAGATCCCATTTAGCGGGTATTGTCAATCGTATAGATCACGAACATAAAGCTTGGGTCTTTGCTCCGCTTTTAGGGCCTACCCGTCCTGTTTATGTCGAAGATGAAGAGGGAAATTCCTTAACGGTTGGAGACAGGGTTATTCTGGCTGTAAAAAAATGGGGAGAGAAAGAGACCCCTACCATTTGCACGCTGAAAGAAAAAATGGGCCATATCACAGATCCTTCGTGCGATATCCCTGCAGCTATTGAAGAGTTTGAGATCCGCGATCATTTTCCTATACAGGCCATTGAGGAAGCGCAGAAATTCGGCAAGCAAGTGTCTGCCTCAGATATTGCCGGTAGAGCAGATTTCAGAGAAGTAGAAACCTTTACAATCGACCCCACTACTGCTAAAGACTTCGACGATGCCCTATCCCTATCTAAGAATAAAAAAGGGCATTATCAGCTGATGGTGCACATTGCCGACGTTTCGCATTACGTCGAACCCGGGACAGCATTAGATTTAGAAGCGAACCAACGTTGTAATTCGACGTATTTTCCCGGCAGATGTGTTCCGATGCTGCCTTCAGTTCTTTCCGATAACCTATGCAGCCTACGCGCTAATGTTAATCGTTTGACTGTCACTGTTGTGATAGAATTGGATAAAGTCGGGAATGTTGTTAAGTATGAAATTGTCAAATCCGTTATCCGCAGTGCCAAACGCTTTTCTTATGAAGAGGCCAAAGAAGTTCTAGACGGCAAGAAAAGAAGTAAACACGCTCCTACGCTGCATCTGATGGTGGAGTTGTGCAAGCTCTTAAAGAAACAACGCTATGTTAGAGGAAGTATCGAGTTTTCTCTTTCAGAGCTAATGGTTGTCGTCGATGAAAATGGAATGCCTACAGGTACAAAGCGCATAGAGTACGATGTCACGCACCAGTTAGTTGAAGAGTTTATGCTTAAGGCGAACGAGATCGTTGCGATCCACTTGCACAAGCAAGGTAAGGAAGTCGCATACCGTGTCCACGATCAGCCTGCAGCCGAGAATATTCGCGAATTCGTCCAAATTTGCCATGCCTTTGGTTTGAAAATCGCTAATGAGCCGGAGCCCTCTGACTTTCAGAAGATGTTCGATAGTATTTCCGACAATCCCATTAGCGAATATCTAGCTAATGCCTATATCCGTAAAATGCGCCTTGCTGTGTATTCAGAAGAAAATATTGGCCACTATGGACTAAGTTTGCAGCATTACTGCCATTTTACCAGCCCTATTAGACGTTATATTGACTTGGTCATACACCGGTCTATTTTTCAAGCAGGCTACACTTCAGAAGAACTATCCAAGATCACAACACAGTGTTCCGAACAAGAGCGCAAAAGCTCACGTGCAGAACAAAGCGTTGTCCTGCTTAAAAAGCTGCGGTGGTTAGACTCGATCAAGAAAGAGGATCCTTTCAAAGAATACGATGCCGTCATCACTAAGATAAAAAACTTTGGCATCTATTTTGAAGCTATGGATGTAATGGTTGAAGGCTTTTTACATATCAGTAATATTGGCCAAGATTACTACATTTATGATGAACATAAAATGCAACTGCGCGGTCAACGTAATGGTGAGATCTATCGCGTGGGTGATAAGCTTTCAGTACTGCTTCTCGAAGTCAACTATGTGATGTTGGAAACGCGTTGGGATATTATCCGTGATCGTGAAATTACACATCAGGAAAGAGTCCGCCAGTTAATGAAAGAGAGTAATTTTCCTAAGAAGAGCCATAATAATAGAAAAGATGAAAGACGGCGTGGGAAAAAAGGACATAAGAAGGGTTTTAGATAA
- the leuS gene encoding leucine--tRNA ligase → MAYEHQRIEKKWQSFWEKHKTFKADNSSTKPKYYVLDMFPYPSGAGLHVGHVEGYTASDIISRYKRQKGFEVLHPMGWDSFGLPAEQYAIRTGTHPAVTTKKNIDTYRRQLHSLGFSYDWEREFATSDAKYYKWTQWIFTILYNKGLAYEAEMYVNYCPVLGTVLSNEEVDNGRAIEGGHLVERRPLKQWILKITEYADQLLEDLADLDWPDYLKRLQINWIGKSEGAHVQFRIKDHSGIIKVFTTRPDTLFGATYMVLAPEHPLIEEITTATQKAEVNAYKQKAANETDLDRTALNKDKSGVFTGAYALHPITQEPVPIWISDYVLMTYGTGAIMAVPAHDERDFEFAQAFHLPIRCVYDVDSKDLADNPNPEELKKKILAGEACWPGSGKSINSQFSGLDLNGLSVEEAKKKIIDWLEANSSGKRATSYKLRDWLFARQRYWGEPFPILHFADGTKRVLDLDELPLCPPELSNYAPSPEGLSPLGRAKEWVDITDQKTGKQAKRDLNTMPQWAGSCWYYLRFCDPTNDEEAWSPASVKKWLPVDLYIGGVEHAVLHLLYSRFWHKVLYDCGLVPTKEPFKCLRNPGMVTARSFQLSTGAYVEPVDTREENGEFFHVKTGEKLRSQIDKMSKSKLNGVTPDEIIEEFGADSLRLYEMFMGPLEKEKIWNTDAVNGCYRFLNRFYDMATSSKITDQEDPEAMRIVHKAVHGIEKDIQDLQFNTAIAKMMEFINEFTRLSAYPKKGISMMVQVLMPFAPHMAEELWESLGNKTTVSLEAFPEVDPSLLHESSATYVVQVNGKVRARFDMPIDLSQEEVMKLALDNSSVQKFIDGKDIQKVVFVPNRLLNLVV, encoded by the coding sequence ATGGCATACGAACATCAACGCATCGAGAAAAAATGGCAATCCTTCTGGGAGAAACACAAGACGTTTAAGGCTGACAACTCCTCTACTAAGCCTAAATACTACGTCCTAGATATGTTCCCCTATCCTTCCGGCGCAGGACTTCACGTAGGACATGTCGAAGGCTACACAGCATCTGATATTATTTCCCGCTATAAAAGACAGAAAGGATTTGAAGTTTTACACCCCATGGGCTGGGATAGCTTCGGTCTTCCCGCAGAGCAATATGCCATCCGTACCGGAACCCACCCCGCTGTTACCACTAAGAAAAATATCGATACATACCGTCGCCAATTGCATTCTCTTGGATTTAGCTATGATTGGGAACGCGAATTCGCCACTAGCGATGCAAAATATTACAAATGGACACAGTGGATCTTTACTATTCTCTATAACAAAGGTCTAGCATACGAAGCAGAAATGTATGTTAACTACTGCCCCGTCTTAGGAACTGTTCTTTCCAATGAAGAAGTTGATAACGGGCGCGCCATCGAAGGTGGACACTTAGTCGAACGCCGTCCTTTGAAACAGTGGATCCTTAAAATTACGGAATACGCTGATCAATTATTGGAAGATCTTGCCGACTTAGATTGGCCCGATTACCTTAAAAGACTACAGATCAACTGGATAGGGAAAAGTGAAGGGGCCCATGTCCAATTCCGGATCAAAGACCACTCCGGCATCATTAAAGTCTTTACCACACGCCCCGATACTCTTTTCGGTGCAACTTATATGGTCCTAGCTCCGGAGCACCCCTTAATAGAAGAAATCACAACAGCTACACAAAAAGCGGAAGTGAATGCCTATAAACAAAAAGCCGCTAACGAAACTGATCTAGACCGTACCGCCCTCAACAAGGATAAAAGCGGTGTCTTCACCGGCGCCTACGCCCTACACCCCATAACTCAAGAACCTGTTCCTATCTGGATTTCCGACTACGTCCTCATGACCTACGGCACAGGTGCCATTATGGCCGTCCCTGCGCACGATGAAAGAGACTTTGAATTCGCACAAGCATTCCATCTTCCTATCCGCTGTGTATACGATGTCGATAGCAAAGACCTTGCTGACAACCCTAATCCGGAAGAACTTAAGAAAAAAATCCTTGCAGGAGAAGCCTGCTGGCCCGGTTCAGGTAAATCTATCAACAGCCAATTCAGCGGACTAGACCTTAATGGACTTTCTGTCGAAGAAGCTAAAAAGAAAATCATCGACTGGTTAGAAGCAAACAGTAGCGGCAAACGCGCCACAAGCTACAAACTACGCGACTGGCTCTTTGCACGCCAACGCTACTGGGGCGAACCATTTCCTATCCTCCATTTTGCTGACGGCACCAAACGCGTCCTCGACTTAGATGAGCTTCCCCTATGCCCTCCGGAGCTATCAAATTACGCACCCTCCCCAGAAGGTTTAAGCCCGCTAGGCCGTGCCAAAGAGTGGGTGGATATCACAGACCAGAAAACAGGCAAGCAGGCCAAAAGAGACCTCAACACTATGCCGCAATGGGCAGGATCGTGCTGGTACTACTTACGTTTCTGCGATCCTACAAATGACGAAGAAGCCTGGAGCCCTGCATCGGTAAAAAAATGGCTTCCTGTCGACCTTTACATCGGCGGAGTAGAACATGCCGTACTGCACCTACTCTATTCACGCTTCTGGCATAAAGTTCTCTATGACTGCGGACTAGTCCCTACAAAAGAACCTTTCAAATGCCTGCGTAATCCAGGAATGGTTACTGCACGCTCCTTCCAGCTAAGCACAGGCGCCTATGTAGAGCCAGTCGATACTCGCGAAGAAAACGGCGAATTCTTCCACGTCAAAACAGGCGAGAAATTGCGTTCGCAAATCGATAAGATGTCTAAATCTAAACTCAATGGCGTGACACCTGACGAAATTATCGAAGAATTCGGCGCAGATTCTCTACGCCTATACGAAATGTTCATGGGACCGCTAGAGAAAGAAAAAATTTGGAACACCGATGCTGTCAACGGCTGCTACCGCTTCCTCAATAGATTCTATGATATGGCAACTTCATCCAAAATAACCGATCAAGAAGATCCTGAAGCAATGCGTATCGTCCATAAGGCTGTCCACGGAATTGAAAAAGATATTCAAGATCTGCAATTCAATACCGCCATAGCCAAGATGATGGAATTCATCAACGAGTTCACTCGCCTGTCTGCATACCCGAAAAAAGGGATCTCTATGATGGTGCAAGTCCTCATGCCTTTCGCACCACATATGGCAGAGGAACTTTGGGAATCCCTAGGAAATAAAACTACCGTTTCCCTGGAAGCTTTCCCTGAAGTTGATCCTTCTCTCTTACATGAATCAAGCGCTACCTACGTTGTCCAAGTTAACGGTAAAGTACGCGCACGCTTTGACATGCCTATTGACCTTTCACAAGAAGAAGTCATGAAGCTTGCCCTCGATAACTCCTCTGTGCAAAAGTTCATCGACGGTAAAGACATTCAAAAGGTAGTGTTCGTCCCCAACCGCCTGCTAAACTTAGTGGTCTAA
- a CDS encoding C40 family peptidase, which yields MHYVTAPWIDLRSKPEPHSSGSLRVKDPLQETQLLKGEKINILQNCGQWLFIEALDQPVYEKDSLIPYKGWILNENIAAEPPLFAQKPIIPYDQFINLALTFTNVPYLWGGLTFCFPEDDNSRGIDCSGLIHYLYRRCGKVIPRNSADQYKFSQHIQLKDLQPRDLLFLSLNKIYHVMIYLGGEIWFEATSDSMNVRQATTTQKLGIPLSEMIEGLPPKDNIQAFAGKINL from the coding sequence ATGCACTACGTCACAGCACCTTGGATAGATTTAAGAAGTAAGCCGGAACCTCACAGTTCCGGCTCTCTACGCGTCAAAGACCCCCTGCAAGAAACGCAGCTTCTCAAAGGCGAAAAAATCAATATCCTTCAAAACTGCGGACAATGGCTTTTTATCGAAGCCCTAGATCAGCCTGTCTATGAAAAAGACTCCTTAATCCCTTATAAAGGATGGATACTCAACGAAAACATTGCTGCAGAACCTCCGCTATTCGCACAAAAACCTATCATCCCTTACGACCAATTCATAAACCTAGCCCTCACCTTCACAAACGTCCCCTATCTATGGGGCGGCCTCACCTTCTGCTTTCCCGAAGATGACAACAGCCGCGGTATCGACTGCTCCGGCCTCATCCACTACCTCTACCGCCGCTGCGGCAAGGTTATCCCTCGCAACTCTGCGGACCAATATAAGTTCTCGCAGCATATCCAACTCAAAGACCTACAACCTAGAGACTTACTCTTCCTATCGCTTAATAAAATCTATCACGTTATGATCTACCTAGGCGGGGAAATTTGGTTCGAAGCCACCAGCGACTCCATGAATGTCCGACAAGCCACCACTACACAAAAGCTTGGAATACCTCTATCAGAAATGATCGAAGGTCTCCCACCCAAAGATAATATTCAAGCTTTCGCCGGAAAAATTAATTTATAA